In Micromonospora sp. WMMA1363, a genomic segment contains:
- a CDS encoding IS256 family transposase, which yields MLVDRARGDGLKLTGEGGLLQQLTKRVLESALDGEITDHVGYDKHDPAGRGSGNTRNGSRTKTVLTDVGPVEVRVPRDAAGTFEPQIVRKRQRRLTGVDDMVLSLSAKGLTHGEIAAHLAEVYGAEVSKQTISTITDKVMDGMAEWQNRPLDRVYPVVFIDAINVKIRDGQVANRPIYLAMAVTVDGHRDILGIWAGDGGEGAKYWLHVLTELKNRGVADVLMLVCDGLKGLPETVETVWPRTIVQTCVVHLLRNSFRYAARQDWDKIAKALRPVYTAATEDAATERFLEFAEAWGRKYPAIVKLWENAWAEFVPFLAFDVEIRKVICSTNAIESVNARIRRAVRARGHFPNEQAALKCVYMALMSLDPTGAGRRRWTMRWKAPLNAFQIAFEGRLTPANN from the coding sequence ATGCTGGTCGATCGGGCTCGTGGTGACGGGTTGAAGCTGACCGGCGAGGGTGGGCTGCTGCAGCAGCTGACGAAGCGGGTCCTCGAGTCGGCGTTGGATGGGGAGATCACCGACCACGTCGGCTACGACAAGCACGACCCGGCGGGTCGGGGTAGCGGGAACACCCGTAACGGCAGCCGGACCAAGACGGTGCTCACCGACGTCGGGCCGGTCGAGGTGCGGGTCCCACGCGACGCCGCCGGGACGTTCGAGCCGCAGATCGTGCGTAAGCGGCAGCGGCGTCTGACCGGCGTCGACGACATGGTCCTGTCGCTGTCGGCCAAGGGCCTGACCCACGGCGAGATCGCCGCGCACCTGGCTGAGGTCTACGGCGCTGAGGTGTCGAAGCAGACCATCTCCACGATCACCGACAAGGTCATGGACGGCATGGCCGAGTGGCAGAACCGGCCCCTGGACCGGGTCTACCCGGTCGTGTTCATCGACGCCATCAACGTCAAGATCAGGGACGGTCAGGTCGCGAACCGGCCGATCTACCTCGCGATGGCGGTCACCGTCGACGGCCACCGCGACATCCTCGGTATCTGGGCCGGTGACGGCGGCGAGGGCGCCAAGTACTGGCTGCACGTGCTCACCGAGTTGAAGAACCGCGGCGTGGCCGACGTGCTGATGCTGGTCTGTGACGGGCTCAAGGGACTGCCGGAGACGGTGGAGACGGTGTGGCCGCGCACGATCGTGCAGACGTGTGTGGTGCACCTGCTGCGCAACTCGTTCCGCTACGCCGCCCGGCAGGACTGGGACAAGATCGCCAAAGCGCTGCGGCCGGTCTACACCGCGGCGACCGAGGACGCCGCCACCGAGCGGTTCCTCGAGTTCGCCGAGGCGTGGGGCCGTAAGTATCCGGCGATCGTGAAGCTGTGGGAGAACGCGTGGGCGGAGTTCGTGCCGTTCCTCGCCTTCGACGTGGAGATCCGCAAGGTCATCTGCTCCACGAACGCGATCGAGTCCGTCAACGCCCGTATCCGCAGGGCCGTGCGAGCTCGTGGCCACTTCCCGAACGAGCAGGCCGCACTCAAGTGCGTCTACATGGCCTTGATGAGCCTCGACCCGACCGGAGCCGGCCGCCGACGCTGGACCATGCGCTGGAAAGCACCACTGAACGCCTTCCAGATCGCCTTCGAAGGCCGGCTCACCCCGGCCAACAACTGA
- a CDS encoding WXG100 family type VII secretion target, which translates to MAQYTIDFAAARATVAHMQDAQRRIQESLRTLDEHSRKSLQNWDSDAKLAYAQCKQEWDQAAAQMPVLLGQATSALDAIMAQYAGAERAGAGMWAR; encoded by the coding sequence ATGGCCCAGTACACGATCGACTTCGCCGCCGCCCGAGCCACGGTTGCGCACATGCAGGACGCGCAGCGCAGGATTCAGGAGTCCCTGCGCACTCTTGACGAACACAGCCGCAAGAGCCTCCAGAACTGGGACAGCGACGCCAAGCTTGCCTACGCCCAGTGCAAGCAGGAATGGGATCAGGCCGCTGCGCAGATGCCGGTGCTCCTGGGTCAGGCGACGAGCGCACTCGACGCCATCATGGCCCAATACGCCGGCGCCGAGCGGGCCGGTGCGGGCATGTGGGCACGGTAG
- a CDS encoding WXG100 family type VII secretion target, which translates to MANNANVDTQAMAAASAIYTDHIGTHRTAHGSIGTEVQVLAARWTGEASTVFVTRTMRQWLDVYQKVISRLETMRQSLDDNSGLYVRTNAQTVETAGSPLSGLPGI; encoded by the coding sequence GTGGCCAACAACGCCAACGTGGACACCCAGGCAATGGCCGCGGCCAGCGCCATCTACACCGACCATATCGGCACCCATCGCACCGCTCACGGCAGCATCGGCACGGAAGTGCAGGTCCTGGCCGCGCGGTGGACAGGTGAGGCGTCCACGGTGTTCGTCACGCGCACCATGCGTCAGTGGCTCGACGTGTACCAAAAGGTGATCAGCAGGCTCGAGACCATGAGGCAGTCCCTGGACGACAACTCTGGCCTCTATGTCCGGACCAACGCACAGACCGTGGAAACGGCCGGCAGCCCCCTGTCGGGCCTGCCTGGAATTTGA